The stretch of DNA GGGTAAGCGGTGAGAAGCCAATTGGCTTTATGGGCTTCCTAGACGTAATACGCGGGATTATCATTCGAATGAAATCTCAGTTGTACTTCTTTTACTCAATCTAACTTAAGTAACAAGTAAATCAATACAAAGCCAGTATGCACTTAAAGCATGCTGGCTTTTTTAGGGAAGAACAAAGACGAGCTAGTACTAACTGTCGGCATAAAATACAAAATAGTTCTTATTACATAGCTTAGACAACCCACCCGCATTTGCATAATGCATTTCCATTTTGCAAATTTATAATTTTAAAACGCGAAAAATCAGCTTAAATACGCACCAAATTGCTATAAAACACCCCTTTTACGTGGTTTTAAAAGTTGGCACACTAACTGCAATGGTTACAGTGACCCTTCTTAAGCCGAGGGTCACCTAGCCAACTGACGTTGTTAGTGAACCTTTGTTGTTCACGATATATATAGGCCAATTGCGAATATTGCGATTGGCCATTTTTTTGCCTGTCATTTAAGAAACATCACTCGCTCAATATACAGACACCCATTCATAAATATAATAACTAACATTCATAGCCAACCATGAACAACAGATACCCGATGCGTTATAGAAAACGTTTTCTATTTATTTTAATTAAAAAAACATAAAACATAACCTTATGTTTTATATTGCTTTTAGTTAAACAACTGATGCCATTCCGCCTTTATTGACAAAATTAGCATTGACTACGTGATTTATATCACCATAATGCGCACGTTTGCCTGCGATACGGCGACCGTTAAATTTAATTTTGATCATTTGCGGAGGTAAAAAATGGCTGCTGATAATAACTACAGTCTTGGGCCGGTTCCTACATCGGCTAGGAAAGGAGTCGCTTCACTCACCATGGTAATGCTTGGACTCACTTTCTTCTCTGCAAGTATGTGGACAGGTGGTTCACTCGGGACAGGTCTTTCATTCAACGATTTCTTCCTCGCCGTACTCATCGGTAACCTAATTCTCGGTATTTACACTTCTTTTCTTGGCTACATCGGCTCATCTACTGGCCTCTCTACTCACCTCCTTGCTCGTTTCTCTTTCGGTACTAAAGGCTCATGGCTTCCTTCTGCTTTACTTGGTGGTACACAAGTCGGTTGGTTTGGTGTGGGCGTTGCCATGTTTGCCATTCCAGTTCAGAAAGCCACGGGCATTGATACCAACACCTTGATTGTTGTATCAGGCTTGTTGATGACGGGTACGGTGTACTTCGGTATTAAAGCACTCATGGTGCTTTCAGCGATTGCGGTTCCTGCAATTGCAATTCTGGGTGGTTACTCAGTACTGACTGCGGTAGACAGTGTTGGCGGGCTAGAACAGCTACAACTGATTGAGCCGGAAACACCAATGAACTTCTCAATGGCGTTAGCAATGGTTGTCGGTTCATTCGTGAGTGCAGGTACGTTAACTGCCGATTTCGTTCGCTTTGGTAAAAAGCCAGCGAGCGCAGTGTTAATTACCATGGTCGCATTCTTCATCGGTAACTCACTGATGTTTATTTTTGGCGCGGCAGGTGCAGCAGCGACGGGTCTCTCTGACATTTCAGATGTGATGATTGCGCAAGGACTACTTCTTCCAGCGATCATCGTTCTTGGCTTGAATATCTGGACAACCAATGAAAACGCACTTTATGCGTCAGGTCTTGGTTTATCCAACATCACTGGTCGCTCAAGTACTACAATGTCTATCATTAACGGTATCGTAGGTACGATTTTCGCGCTTTGGTTGTACAACAACTTCGTCGGCTGGTTAACCTTCCTTTCGCTGGCAATTCCACCCATTGGTGGCGTAATCATCGCCGACTTCTTTGCGAACCGTAAACGTTACAAAGATTTTGCAAAAGCAGAGTTCCAAACCGTTAACTGGGCTGGCATTATCGCGGTAGCAACAGGCGTAGCCGCTGGTCACTTCCTTCCTGGCATCGTTCCTTTGAATGCCGTGTTTGGTGGTGCAATCAGTTACCTCGTGCTTAACCCTCTATTGAATAAAAACGCTCTGAAATCTCAGGCCGCTTAAGGACACACTATGACAACCTTATTAATCAAGAACGCGAAGCTTCAAGACCAAGACGGCTTGAAACAAATCCTGATTGAAAATGGTCAATTTTCTCGCATTCTCGATAATGACGCACCAATCAATCATCAAGGTGACATCCTTGATGCTGAAGGTGGCATTGCAGTTTCTCCTTTCTGTGAACCGCATATTCACCTAGATACGACGCAAACGGCTGGAGAACCTAACTGGAACATCTCTGGTACTTTGTTTGAAGGTATTGAGCGTTGGGCTGAGCGTAAAGAATTGTTATCAATCGAAGACGTAAAGTCTCGTGCGAAACAAACACTGAAATGGCAGATTGCTAACGGTGTTCAACACGTGCGTACTCACGTTGACGTATCTGATCCAACGTTAGTTGCGTTACGCGCGATGGTTGAAGTTCGTGAAGAGATGAAAGAGTGGGTCGACATCCAGATCGTTGCATTCCCTCAGGAAGGTATTCTTTCATACCCTAACGGCAAAGAGTTGCTTGAAGAAGCAGTGAAAATTGGTGCTGACGTTATTGGTGCTATCCCTCACTTCGAATTCACTCGTGAGTACGGTATTGAATCTCTGCACTATGCGTTTGAGCTTGCTCGCAAGTACGACTGTCTGATCGACGTTCACTGTGATGAAATCGATGACGAGCAATCTCGCTTTGTTGAAACACTGGCGGCCCTTGCTCATAAATTCGACATGGGTGATAAGGTAACGGCAAGCCATACGACAGCAATGGGTTCTTACAATGGTGCTTATGCATCTCGCCTATTCCGTCTATTAAAAATGTCTGGCATTAACTTCGTGGCAAACCCGTTAGTGAACATCCACTTACAAGGCCGTTTCGACGACTACCCGAAACGTCGTGGTGTGACTCGTGTTAAAGAGATGCTAGCGGCTAATATCAATGTATGTTTCGGCCATGATGATGTGTTTGACCCATGGTACCCGCTGGGTACAGCGAATATGCTTCAAGTTCTGCACATGGGACTGCACGTAACACAAGTTATGGGCTACGACCAAATTAA from Vibrio splendidus encodes:
- the codB gene encoding cytosine permease, which translates into the protein MAADNNYSLGPVPTSARKGVASLTMVMLGLTFFSASMWTGGSLGTGLSFNDFFLAVLIGNLILGIYTSFLGYIGSSTGLSTHLLARFSFGTKGSWLPSALLGGTQVGWFGVGVAMFAIPVQKATGIDTNTLIVVSGLLMTGTVYFGIKALMVLSAIAVPAIAILGGYSVLTAVDSVGGLEQLQLIEPETPMNFSMALAMVVGSFVSAGTLTADFVRFGKKPASAVLITMVAFFIGNSLMFIFGAAGAAATGLSDISDVMIAQGLLLPAIIVLGLNIWTTNENALYASGLGLSNITGRSSTTMSIINGIVGTIFALWLYNNFVGWLTFLSLAIPPIGGVIIADFFANRKRYKDFAKAEFQTVNWAGIIAVATGVAAGHFLPGIVPLNAVFGGAISYLVLNPLLNKNALKSQAA
- a CDS encoding cytosine deaminase; translation: MTTLLIKNAKLQDQDGLKQILIENGQFSRILDNDAPINHQGDILDAEGGIAVSPFCEPHIHLDTTQTAGEPNWNISGTLFEGIERWAERKELLSIEDVKSRAKQTLKWQIANGVQHVRTHVDVSDPTLVALRAMVEVREEMKEWVDIQIVAFPQEGILSYPNGKELLEEAVKIGADVIGAIPHFEFTREYGIESLHYAFELARKYDCLIDVHCDEIDDEQSRFVETLAALAHKFDMGDKVTASHTTAMGSYNGAYASRLFRLLKMSGINFVANPLVNIHLQGRFDDYPKRRGVTRVKEMLAANINVCFGHDDVFDPWYPLGTANMLQVLHMGLHVTQVMGYDQINTSLDLISKNSARTLNIQDNYGIEEGKPGSLLILPADDGFDAVRRQVPVQYSIRHGKVIAETQPAKTKINLDKTEDINFKR